The sequence CCAGCGATTTAAAACCAGTCAAAGAATTGGAGGAAGAAAATCGCAGATTAAAAAAGATGTTTGCTGACCAATCGTATCTGATTGGCAAGTATTGAGAATGAAATACTCAAAGAGATTAACTCAATCCCATGCGGTAGCCATTAAAAGTGGTAAAGCCTGTTCAGCGACGCAAGTTGGCTGATTGGTTAGTGAGAGAGAAAAAGCTTAGTCAACGTAAAGCGGCTCGTATAGCAGGCATTTCCAGGCGGATGCTATCGTATCAATCCAAAAAAGATCCACAAGATCAATTGAAAAATCAGATTTTAGCTATTGTTGAACAACATCCCTATTGGGGCTTTTGGAAAGTATATCATTATTTACGCAAAAAGCGCAACATAAACCAAAAGGTAAATCACAAACGGGTTTGGCGCTTGTATTGTCAATTGCAACTCAATTTACCAAGGAAACGAAGCAAACGTTTACCAGAGCGAATTCAGCAGCCATTGACCCAATTGAAAAAGAGGAATCAAATTTGGACGTT comes from Xanthocytophaga agilis and encodes:
- a CDS encoding DDE-type integrase/transposase/recombinase, with the translated sequence MVKPVQRRKLADWLVREKKLSQRKAARIAGISRRMLSYQSKKDPQDQLKNQILAIVEQHPYWGFWKVYHYLRKKRNINQKVNHKRVWRLYCQLQLNLPRKRSKRLPERIQQPLTQLKKRNQIWTLDFMSDALTDGRSFRTLNIDLIRVQHRLDEYNRECLAIEVDFSLPALRIIRVLERIIEAYGKPEKLRCDNGPEFISTKLNEWCEAQKIEL